One window of the Polypterus senegalus isolate Bchr_013 chromosome 18, ASM1683550v1, whole genome shotgun sequence genome contains the following:
- the LOC120518415 gene encoding neuronal pentraxin-1 gives MSALWLLFVWSFLISLTKQTTSPDYGLLPKFVCSPIPVDSDPGCSGSRHASPSGAGSWGGLTDDAKTTILHLRETIVQQKETILDQRETIRELTAKLTLCEGFGGTHEGPSLGAHPLEPEEGFHGRAALHHLNQLGHSSGHHSEGHSGAHHLSEPYMSHGVHVPNKNTMGDPPKHKESVDQMGRMLQSLKERLENLQHTKNTSTTYSNSLRDLLQRKISTLEHQIQQRLHSERDDGEGGEHGHEDEDEEGDEHEEDEEGEEGREHHSEHHHDNNTADHHDSQDAHNNHDTHAPRYAPHRSTSKGHEDHTPHDYHRTSANIHGSHHHNLDTVMNHLHHRSAEKAALTHKKTKGPDDFQIGFPMRTNYMYGRVKRTLLHELFAMTLCLWLKSSSSPGVGTPFSYSVPGQANELVLIEWGNNPMELLVNDKAVTLPLSINDAKWHHICVTWSTRDGLWESYQDGTKRGTGENLAAWHPIKPGGIFILGQEQDTLGGRFDATQAFVGEMSDLNMWSHVLTPSEIYSLATCGSHATGDIIAWTESVIELHGGVTKYPFDPCH, from the exons ATGTCTGCCTTGTGGCTATTATTTGTCTGGTCTTTTTTGATTTCACTGACCAAACAGACAACTTCTCCCGACTACGGACTTCTGCCGAAATTTGTGTGCTCACCCATACCAGTTGATTCAGATCCTGGGTGCTCTGGAAGCAGACATGCATCACCATCTGGGGCAGGCTCTTGGGGAGGACTAACAGATGATGCCAAAACAACCATCTTGCACCTGCGGGAGACCATCGTTCAGCAGAAAGAAACCATCCTTGACCAGAGGGAGACAATCCGCGAGCTCACGGCCAAGCTCACTCTTTGCGAAGGATTTGGGGGAACTCATGAGGGCCCAAGCCTAGGGGCACATCCTCTGGAACCTGAAGAGGGTTTTCATGGTCGGGCTGCACTACACCACCTGAACCAGCTTGGCCATTCTTCTGGACACCATTCTGAAGGGCACTCGGGAGCCCATCATCTCTCAGAACCTTACATGTCTCATGGGGTCCATGTTCCAAATAAGAACACCATGGGAGACCCCCCTAAACACAAGGAATCAGTCGATCAAATGGGAAGAATGTTGCAGTCACTGAAAGAGAGACTCGAGAATCTGCAG CACACAAAAAATACATCAACCACTTACTCCAACTCTTTAAGGGACCTTCTTCAAAGGAAGATCAGCACCCTGGAGCACCAGATTCAGCAGCGACTACATTCTGAAAGGGATGATGGAGAAGGAGGGGAACATGGCCATGAGGATGAAGATGAGGAAGGAGATGaacatgaagaggatgaagaaggcGAGGAAGGCAGGGAACATCACAGTGAACATCACCACGACAACAATACAGCAGATCACCATGACAGCCAAGATGCTCACAACAACCATGATACTCATGCACCTAGATATGCTCCTCATCGGAGTACCTCAAAAGGCCATGAGGACCATACACCTCATGACTATCACCGCACATCAGCCAATATTCATGGAAGCCACCATCATAACCTTGATACAGTTATGAACCATCTGCACCACAGAAGTGCCGAAAAAG CTGCACTGACACACAAGAAGACAAAAGGTCCAGATGATTTTCAGATTGGATTCCCAATGCGTACCAACTACATGTATGGTCGTGTGAAACGGACACTGCTCCATGAACTATTTGCCATGACTCTTTGCTTGTGGCTGAAGTCCAGCTCATCTCCTGGAGTGGGCACCCCATTCTCCTATTCAGTTCCGGGCCAGGCCAATGAGCTTGTCCTCATTGAATGGGGCAACAATCCCATGGAGCTGCTGGTTAATGACAAG GCTGTCACACTTCCGCTTTCTATCAATGATGCCAAGTGGCACCATATTTGTGTGACGTGGTCTACACGTGATGGTTTGTGGGAATCATACCAGGATGGCACCAAACGTGGCACAGGAGAAAACCTAGCAGCTTGGCATCCCATCAAACCAGGAGGCATTTTTATCCTGGGGCAGGAACAG GACACTTTGGGTGGTCGTTTTGATGCCACGCAAGCCTTTGTTGGGGAAATGTCAGATCTTAATATGTGGTCACATGTCCTTACACCAAGTGAGATCTACAGTCTGGCCACATGTGGAAGCCATGCAACTGGTGATATCATCGCTTGGACAGAATCAGTTATTGAACTTCACGGGGGTGTGACAAAGTACCCCTTTGATCCCTGCCATTAA